One window of the Nicotiana tabacum cultivar K326 chromosome 4, ASM71507v2, whole genome shotgun sequence genome contains the following:
- the LOC142179825 gene encoding secreted RxLR effector protein 161-like: MKDLSEVNTLLGVKVIRSEDGLMLSQEHYVERLLKKFEYLNVTSVRTPFDANSQLKKNNGDPVVQAKYVQIIGSLMHLMNFTRPDISYDVCRLSKYTHNPNREHWSALDRLMKYLRGTMNYGILYSGFPSTLERYSDANWISNSDKTKSTSGYLFTLVVVQYRGNQLNRRSLLDRLWNQS, translated from the coding sequence atgaaagatttgaGTGAAGTAAATACACTATTGGGAGTTAAAGTTATAAGGAGTGAAGATGGATTAATGTTGTCACAAGAACATTATGTTGAGAGACTTCTTAAGAAGTTTGAATATTTGAATGTCACATCTGTGAGAACTCCTTTTGATGCTAACTCTcagttgaaaaagaataatggtgaccCAGTTGTTCAAGCTAAATATGTGCAGATTATTGGGAGTCTGATGcatttaatgaattttacaaGGCCTGATATATCCTATGATGTGTGTAGACTGAGTAAATATACTCATAATCCCAATAGAGAGCATTGGTCTGCATTAGATAgactaatgaaatatttgagaggaACCATGAATTATGGTATCCTATATAGTGGATTTCCTTCTACTTTAGAAAGGTACAGTGATGCAAACTGGATCTCTAATTCAGATAAGACAAAATCCACTAGTGGTTATTTATTCACCTTGGTGGTAGTGCAATATCGTGGAAATCAACTAAATAGACGATCATTGCTAGATCGACTATGGAATCAGAGTTAG